GTGGAACCGGGAGTACATGGGGTGGAGCGGATGCCTGGATGGTCAGGGCAAGCTTCCTGGGATGGTCAGGATGTAATCAATTCGCTGTGAGCACCACACAAACATCTCCTACCGACCCAACATATACAACCTTGAGCCGAACAGTAGCCAACCTTCCGGTATCTGCTTCAAATTTGATCTCACAACTGATCATGCCTCTTACCTATACTATTTGCACCAATAACCCTACAGTGTCGGAAGAGGAAATACTTAGCCATGATCTGCACCCGGGATTCTATCCCAACCCAACCTCGGGCATCATCTATCTTAATGAAGAATCTTCTGCGCCCAGACCATTCGCCTTATATGATCGTTTGGGACGATGTGTGGCTGCAGGAAACACAACCAATAGCATCGAATTCTCCTCCTCACTTCCTAACGGGATCTACTTTCTCGAGCTTTCTTCAAATGAACGCGTGTTTCGCTATAAACTTGTACTCGAGAGATAGTTGAGTCTTGTTCATTCTATTACATTGGCTTTACTTTACTTGCTTTATTGTTTAATTGCTTTCAGTTTAACCTTTTCTCTAACAGCGAAGAAAGTGAAATGAAAAACAATAAAGCATTTAAACATGTAAAGTAAAATGTATCCCCGCTTTACTTTCGCTGTTTTATTATTTAATTGCTTTCAGTTCAACTTTTCCCTTGCAGTGAAGAAAAGTAAAATGAAAAACAGTAAAGCATTTAAACATGTAAAGTAAATCGATCTATTTTCCGGGCTTCGGCCGTAGCCGGCTCTTGTGTTCCGCCTGTCCTTGTGGCTTGCCTTTTCGAAGCTTACGCTGTTCATCAACGGGTAATGCAGCAATGGTTTTGCACCGTTCGCAGCAACAGCCGTTCATCTTTTCCCTTCAGCATCTCCGAAACCTGCTCGAGTTCTTCCCGGAACGTG
The DNA window shown above is from Bacteroidia bacterium and carries:
- a CDS encoding T9SS type A sorting domain-containing protein — its product is GTGSTWGGADAWMVRASFLGWSGCNQFAVSTTQTSPTDPTYTTLSRTVANLPVSASNLISQLIMPLTYTICTNNPTVSEEEILSHDLHPGFYPNPTSGIIYLNEESSAPRPFALYDRLGRCVAAGNTTNSIEFSSSLPNGIYFLELSSNERVFRYKLVLER